A window from Temnothorax longispinosus isolate EJ_2023e chromosome 1, Tlon_JGU_v1, whole genome shotgun sequence encodes these proteins:
- the LOC139813923 gene encoding uncharacterized protein produces the protein MYSVGGSNGGNSGNSGSRRINYYVPIPDVETPTCENNISLDRRAVRILSRRYALTATEYKFLEIGINVGPPSYVEIAIGDPRRGKELLLSLETWKALYEQRQNIQNFFRNDFKDIHSFINVGPLTVRVCTVNNIKLIRLESANVCLRMTESTLHRMFDLDRCIDARFDHLIRILATVDAKFAQFSDIASTAKDPKEASNVIYASDAFNTNQIIDCELAALVFST, from the exons atgtattccgTTGGAGGAAGCAACGGCGGCAACAGCGGCAACAGCGGCAGTAgacgtataaattattacgtgcCGATTCCCGATGTTGAAACTCCAACGTGTGAAAACAA caTTTCGTTGGATCGTCGCGCGGTTCGTATACTCAGCAGACGATACGCGCTGACAGCTACGGAATacaaattcctcgaaattgGTATCAACGTGGGTCCACCGAGCTACGTGGAGATCGCCATTGGAGATCCTCGCCGAGGAAAGGAACTGCTGTTGTCTCTCGAAACGTGGAAGGCGCTATACGAGCAACGgcaaaatattcagaatttctttcgcAATGACTTCAAAGATATCCatagttttataaacgttGGACCGCTAACGGTGAGAGTTTGTACGGTTAATAACATCAAACTCATACGTCTCGAATCTGCAAACGTATGCTTGAGAATGACCGAATCGACGTTGCATCGTATGTTCGATCTCGATCGGTGCATCGATGCGAGATTCGATCATTTGATCAGAATACTTGCGACGGTCGATGCAAAGTTTGCGCAGTTCTCCGATATCGCGTCCACTGCGAAAGATCCCAAGGAAGCGTCGAATGTAATATACGCTAGCGATGCGTTCAATACGAATCAGATCATCGATTGTGAGCTCGCAGCTTTAGTTTTTAGcacgtaa
- the LOC139810128 gene encoding uncharacterized protein: protein MTEILNIGGEPVFDDRIVKIETHTYNPYANTTFEYSDEIRIPIQQQDLYTLPCESFLYVEGTLTVTRAAGQADNVVLGNNCVAFMFDEIRYELDGVEIDHCRNVGITSTLKNYVTVSSDRSVILRNAGWEPHNNANGYFNFCVPLNLLALEPTVKLLKIQWRMPHVVLSEVNKLSMLRALENGRYLSMGFRSWDLYEYPLLQNTTKHSWAIKTATQLEKPRYVVFALQTGRKNVMSADTSRFDDCKLTNVKLYLNSEVYPYDDLNLDFGKHRWAILYDMYARFCKGYYGYEYLEPSLTVSTFLRNGPFVIIDCSRQNESVKNATVDVRLEFDCMENVPPNTSAYCLIIHDRVIEYNPLTNVVRKIV from the exons ATGACTGAAATTCTTAACATCGGAGGCGAGCCGGTCTTTGACGATCGCATCGTCAAGATCGAGACTCACACATACAACCCATACGCCAACACAACGTTCGAGTATAGcgacgagatacgaatacCTATACAACAGCAGGATCTGTATACGTTGCCGTGCGAAAGTTTTCTCTACGTCGAAGGAACATTGACGGTGACCAGAGCAGCCGGCCAAGCCGATAACGTGGTATTGGGGAATAATTGCGTCGCGTTCATGTTTGATGaaattcgatacgagctcgaCGGTGTGGAGATTGATCACTGCAGAAACGTAGGAATAACCAGCACGCTCAAGAACTACGTTACGGTATCGTCCGACAGAAGCGTGATCCTGCGAAACGCGGGCTGGGAACCGCATAATAACGCGAACGGATACTTCAATTTCTGCGTACCGCTCAACCT TCTCGCGTTGGAGCCTACTGTCAAACTACTCAAGATACAgtggcgaatgcctcacgtgGTATTGAGCGAGGTCAACAAGCTGTCGATGCTGCGCGCCTTGGAAAACGGACGATATCTAAGTATGGgtttccgttcgtgggatctgtacgaGTATCCCCTGTTGCAGAACACGACCAAGCACTCGTGGGCCATTAAGACCGCGACTCAGCTCGAGAAACCGCGATACGTCGTCTTCGCTCTGCAAACGGGTCGGAAGAACGTCATGTCCGCGGACACGAGCCGATTCGACGACTGCAAACTGACCAACGTGAAACTCTACCTAAACTCGGAAGTCTATCCGTACGACGATTTGAATTTGGACTTTGGTAAACACAGATGGGCGATTCTGTACGATATGTACGCGCGTTTCTGCAAGGGCTATTACGGATACGAATATCTCGAGCCGAGTCTCACCGTTTCAACTTTTCTACGTAACGGCCCGTTCGTGATCATCGATTGCTCTCGACAAAACGAATCCGTCAAAAACGCCACCGTGGATGTCAGACTAGAATTCGATTGCATGGAGAACGTACCGCCGAATACCTCCGCGTACTGTCTCATCATACACGATCGCGTGATCGAGTACAATCCGTTGACCAACGTAGTGCGCAAAATAGTCTGA